A stretch of DNA from Catenulispora acidiphila DSM 44928:
CAGTGCCGCGCCGAGGGTGACCGGGAACTGGTTCCCGGAGCCCAGGGAGCCGCCGCTGAACTTGGCCAGGCCGGTGGTCAGGGTGTCGTACTTCGGGTCGGAGGTGGCGACCAGGAAGAAGCTGAACTCGTTCCACGAGCCCTGGAACGACAGGATCGTCAGAGTGATCAGACCTGGTTTCACCAGCGGTAGCGCGATGTCCCAGTAGGTGCGGAAAGCACCGGCGCCGTCGATGCGCGCGGCTTCCTCGATCGACTGCGGGACCTGCATGAAGAACCCGCGCATCAGGAAGATGCCGGCGGCGTCCATCGCGATCGGCAGGATCATGCCCGCGTAGGAGTTGTAGAGGCTCAGTTCCTTCAGGACCAGGAAGCGCGGGATCAGCAGCACCACGTTCGGGACCGCGAGCGTGCCCAGGATCAGCATGAACACCGCGCGCCGGCCCGGGAAGCGCAGCCGTGCCAACGCGTAGCCGGCCAGGCTGTCCAGGAAGACCCGCAGCAGGGTGATCGAGGTGGCCACGATGATGCTGTTGCGCAGCCAGGTCCCGAAGGGGACCGGCTGGTCGGTGCTGTAGCCGAAGATCCGCTTCCAGGACTCCAGGGTCGCCGGGTGCGGGACGATGTTCAGCGGGTGGTTGGTGGCGTCGGGGTCGGTCTTGAACGAGGTCGCGATCTGGATGACGAAGGGTCCGAGGAACAGCAGCGCGAACAGGGCCAGCGCGACGTACATCAGGACCCGGCGGGACGGCGAGCGGCGCTCGCGGACGGCGGCCATCAGTCGATCTCCTCGGGAATGAGACGCCGCTGCAGCAGGGTCAGGCCCATGATCAGCGCGAAGAGCAGGAAGGCGATCGCCGATCCGATGCCGAAGTGGTTGTTCTGGAAGCTCTGGTCGAAGGACATGAACGCCGGCGTCCGGGTCGCCGGGTTGTTGCCGGTCAGATAGATCTGGTCGAACACCTGCCAGGTGCCGATCAGTCCGAGGGTGAGCACCAGTAGCAGCGTCGGACGCAGGCTCGGCAAGGTGATGTAGCGGAAGCGCTGCCAGCCGCCGGCGCCGTCGAGCTCGCCGGCCTCGTACAGGTCCTCGTTCACGTTCTGCAGCGCCGCGAGGAACATCAGCATGAACGTGCCGGCGGTCGTCCAGATCACCAGGATGATGATCACCATCATCGCGATCGACGGACCGCTGAACCAGTCCCACACCGACTGGCCCATCACCGAGTGCCGCGTCCAGCCCGGCGGTTTGCTCACCCCGATGCCGCTGAGCCAGACGTGCACGACCCCGCGCGGATCGGCGAGCCAGTTGGGACCCTTGACGCCGAACCAGTTCAGGATCCCGTTCACCGCGCCGCCGCCCTGGAACAGGAACAGGAAGACCAGGGTGATGGCGATGCTGGAGGTGATCGACGGGAAGTAGAACGCGGTCCGGAAGAAGCCGCGTCCGCGCAGGTACTTGTTGTTCACCAGGACCGCCAGCCACAGCGCCAGCGCGGTCTGGGTCGGCACGACGAACAGCACGAACCAGAAGTTGTTGCGCAGCGCCCCGGCGAAGGTGGTCCGGGTCAGCCCGTCGTGGGTGAGCAGCTGCTGGTAGTTGTGCAGTCCAACCCACTTGACGTCGCCGCCAAGCGGGTTGGACAGGCCGTCCCAGTTCGTGAAGCTGACGTAGAGCGCCAGCACGATCGGGACCACCAGGAAGACGATCAGGCCGAGCAACGCCGGCGAGACGAAGAGCCATCCGGCGAGGGCTTGACGCCGGTCCTCCTGCGATCTTGTTCTGCTCATCTTCCCGAAAGGCCTTTCGCCTAGTTGTTGCTCAGCGCGTCAGAGGCGTTCTTCTGGAGGCTGGACAACATGCTCTTCGGGTCCGAGGAGCCGTCCGACAAGCCCTGGATCTTGGAGTCGAAGTCCTTCTGCACGGCGTCGAAGCCGGGGAAGCCGACCGGTCCGAAGGCGTTGTCCGCCCCGGTGACGAACGCCGCCTGGTCCGGGAAGGCGGTCGTGAACTGGCTCTTGGCGGCCTGCCGCGAGGGCATGACGCCGAAGGCCTTGGCGAAGCTCATCTGCTGGTCGACGGTCGTCAGGTAGTCGATGAAGTCGACCGCGGCGGCCTGGTGCGAGCTCTTCTGCGCCACGCCCCAGCAGTTGGTGAAGGACAGCGTCGCCTTGCCCGCCGGGCCTGCCGGCAGCGGGACGACCTTGTAGTGGACGTTCGGGTAGTCCTTCTGCATCGAGCCGACGATCCAGTTGCCCTCGATCGTCATCGCCGCCTTGCCCTTGCCCAGCGCCTCGCCGCCCCAGCCGGCGTCGACCTGCTTGGGGAACTTCAGAGCGCCCTCCTTGCCCAGCTTCTGCAGGTACTGCAGCGCGGCGAGGTTCTGCGGGGAGTCGGCGGTGACCGTCTTGCCGTCGGTGGAGACCACCGAGCCGCCCGCCTGGCGCATGAAGGCGCCGATGCGGTCCAGGGTGTCGCTCATGACCAGGCCGGTGACGCCGTTGCCGGTCAGCTTCTTGGCGACGGTCTCCAGCTGGTCCCAGGTCGTCGGGACGTCGGCGTCGGTCAGACCGGCCTTCGTCCACAGGTCGCTGTTGATCTCCAGCGCGAGCGTGGAGAAGTCCTTCGGGACGCAGTAGTACTGCCCGTTGGCGGTGAACGCCTGCTGCAGGTTCGGGTACATGTCGGCCGAATCAGTGATCTTCGATCCGACGTCGGCCAGGGCGTTGCCCTTGACCAGGCTCTGGAACTTGGAGGCGTCGACGTAGAAGATGTCCGGCGGGGTCCCGCCGGCCAGCGACTGCGTGAGCTGCTGGGTGAGGTCCTTGGCCGGGGTGACGACGACCTTGTTGCCGGTCTTGGCGGCCCAGGCGTTGCCCGCGGCGACCACCGCGTTGGTCTCGGCGTCGCCGGAGGACCCGATCAGCACCTGCAGGGTGACGCCCGAGGTGGCGCCGCCGGTTCCGCCGCCGGAGGAAGAGGACCCGGTGCTCTTGCTGGGACCGCTGCTGCCACACGCCGCGGCGGTCACCAGCACCGCCGCGGCACCGGCGACAGCGACGATCCGCCTGGTGCGAACTGACTTCATTGTCGTTCCTTTCGAATAGCCCGCTTCGTCGAGGATCGTGGCTCGGGGCGCTGACACTCTGGTGGCGGGGAGTATCAGGCCTCGTCATCGGGGGCGGGGTGAGTGGGATCACTGCTGCCGCGCGCTATGACCGTGGGCTCCACGACGGAGGTGGTCACCGCGCTGCGGGGGTCGTCGATGCGCTCCAGCACCAGGTCCACGCACTGGCGCGCGATGGACTCCAGCGGCTGGCGCACACTGCTCAGGGCGGGCTGGACGACGGTGGCCAGCGGGCTGTCGTCGAAGCCGATCACCGCGACGTCGCGGCCCACGGCCAGCCCGCGGTGCTCCACCGCGTGCATCACGCCGACGGCCATCGCGTCGCTGACGCAGACGAACGCGGTCGGCGGATGCGCCTTGTCCAGCAGCGCGGCCGCGAGCTTCGTGCCGTCGCCGATGCCGTTCAGCCCGCGCACGGTCAGCCCGCGGGTGGGCAGGCCGAGTTCTTCGGCGGCGGCGAGATAGCCGGCGTACCGGTCGTCGCCGACCTCGCTGCCCTCGGGCCAGCCGAGGAAGGCGACGCGGCGGTGGCCGGCGGCGGCCAGATGCCGGGTCGCGGCCAGCGTGCCGGCGTGCCCGTCGACGTCGAGCCAGGAGTACTCGAACGCGGTCTTCTCCCACGGCCGGCCGAAGCTGACGAACGGCACGTCCCGCTCGGCGAGCCAGGCGGTGCGCGCGTCGTGCCGGTGCGAGCCGAACAACACGAAGCCGTCCACCGCGCCCCGGCTGACCAGGTCCTCGAACATGGCGATCTCGTCCTCGTCGCCGTCGGCGGCGAACAGGATCACGCCGTACCCGCGATCGCGCGCGGCGGAGGTCAGCGCGTACAGGAACCGGTCCTCGATGGCGCCGATATCGCGCCCGCCGGAGCGCGTGGACCGGAACCCGATCAGCCGCGTGGTCTGCAACCGCAGGTTGCGCGCGGCCTGCGTGGGCCGGTAGCCGAGGTCCTCCACCGCGCGCAGCACGCGCGCCAGGGTGTCCGGACGCAGGCGCTCCGGGGCGTTCAGCGCGTTCGACACGGTTTGGTAGGACACCTGCGCGTGTTTGGCGACCGCCTTGATCGTCGGGCGGGCCGGCGACTGTTCGGGCTGTGACATGGCGTTTCCTCCTTTCGGCGAGTTGAACGTTCAAAGTATCTGGAGTGGAGTGTTTCATATGAACGTTCAAATGGATAGAGTGCGAGTGAACGACGACGCACCATGAGGGGCACTCCATGACCGACGGTCCGGCCGATTTCCCAGCTCAGCAACCCTATCTGCACGATCTCCAGACCACGGTGAAGGCTCCGGTCTTCGGCTTGTCCGGGACCGGCGGCGCTTTGTCGGGGCAAGGCGTGGCGGGGGTTTTCGCCGACGACAGACGCGTCCTGAGCGTTTCGGAGATCGCCCTCTCGGGTGCGCGGCTCGTTCCTATCGCGAGCGAGCTCGTCGGCGCGGATGCGACACGCAGCGTGCTGGTGGCGCGCGGACTCGGCGAGGACGGCGCGGATCCGGCGGTGTGGGTGGAGCGGTCGCGGGTGCTTGTGGATGGCTCCGATTCCGATTCCGATTCCGATTCCGGCTCGCGGGCGGTCGTGCGGGAGATCGTGGAGATCCGGTCCGCTTCGCGCCGTCGCGTCCAGACCACGCTGAGCATGACGTTGGGCTGCGACCTGGCCGAGATCTCGGCGGTGAAGTCTGGCTACTCCCCCGGCGCGCTGCCGGCTGAAGCTGTTCACAGTGGTCTGCAATGGGTCGGGCTTGGTGCGGAGAACCGGGACATCGTTCAGGCGATCGCTCAGCACGCGCCCGCCGTCGTGGATGCGAAGCAGGGTCGGCTCAGCTGGCCGGTCAAGCTGGAGCCCGGCGAGAGCGCCCGCTTCAGTATCGAGGTGAGCGCTGCGGTTTTCGACTCCTCTGTAGTGCTGGGCACCGCGGGCGAATCAGTGCTCGGCGACCTGCGCGTGGACAGCGGCGACATCCGTATCGGACGCTTCGTCGAGCGCTCACTGTCCGATCTGCGCGGGCTGGAACTGCGCGATCCTTCGGCGCCGGAGGACCACTTCCTGGGCGCCGGTGCGCCGTGGTTCCTCACGTTGTTCGGCCGCGATTCGCTCATCGCCGCGCGCATGTTGCTGCCGCTGGGCACGGAACTGGCCGCCGGCACGCTGCGTACGCTGGCCCGGCGTCAGGGTACGAAGACCGACCCGGAGACCGCCGAGCAGCCGGGCAAGATCCTGCACGAGATCCGCCGCGCGCCGGCCTCCCACGACGCGGTCGGCAACACCGGAGGGCCGATGACGCTGCCCTCGACGTACTACGGCACCGTGGACGCCACGCCACTGTGGATCATGCTGCTGCACGACGCCTGGCGCTGGGGCATGCCCGCCGACGAAGTGGAGAAGCTGCTGGATCCGCTGGGCGCCGCGCTGGCCTGGATGCGCGACCACGGCATGGACGACGCCGGCTTCCTGAGCTACGTCGACGAATCGGGCCACGGCCTGGCGAACCAGGGCTGGAAGGACTCCGGCGACTCGATCCAGTTCATCGACGGCCGGATCGCAACAGCGCCACTGGCCCTAAGCGAGGTCCAGGGCTACGCCTACGAGGCGGCAATGAGCGGCGCGGCACTGCTCGACGCCTTCGGCCGCCCCGGCGCCGACGAGTGGCGCACCTGGGCCGCACAACTCGCCGCACGATTCCGCGCCCGCTTCTGGATCAGCGACGCGGACGGACCGTTCCCAGCGATCGCCCTGGACCGCGACGGCAAGCCCGTGAACACGGTCGCCTCGAACATGGGACACCTGCTGGGCACCGGAATCCTGAACCCCGAGGAGTCGGCGCTGGTCGCCGCACGCCTCGGATCGGCAGCGCTGTCCTCGGGCTATGGACTGCGAACCATGGCAACCTCGGCAGCCGGTTACAGCCCACTGAGCTACCACGGCGGCTCGGTATGGACCCACGACACCGCGATGGCCGTGCAGGGACTGGCCCGAGCAGCGGCAGACGGCGTGCCAGGCGCGGCAGAATCGGCACGCGCACTGATCGACGGCCTGCTAGAGGCAGCCGCAGGCTTCGAATACCGCATGCCGGAGCTGTACGCAGGCAGCCCAGCCCGCACCGGCGGCCGCCCGACCCCCTACCCGGCTGCGTGCCGCCCACAGGCATGGGCCGCGGCGGCAGCGATCGCGGTGGTCTCGACGCTGGTCGGGGTGCGACCCGACGCGCCCGCGAACGCGATGGCGTTCCAGCCGCTGCCCGGCGGGGACTGGGACGGGCTGACCGTGCGCGGATTGCGGGTCGGCGCGGATGCGGTGGACGTGCGGCTGGATGCGGGGGATGTCCGGGTGCTGGATTCCTGAGCATGAGGGAGCGCAGGTGTGGCGCCGGTCGGCAAGGCATGCGAGGCGTTTGCGTCTGCGCGGACGCTGTGGATGTGCGGCTGGGTGAAGTGAATGTCTGGGTGCTGAGTTCCTGAGCTTGAGGGAGCGCAGCTGTGGCTGCGGCCAGTCGGGCATGAGGGGCGCGTCTGAGTTCCTAAGCTTGAGGGAGCTCAGGCGGCGGGTCATGCATGAGGGACGTTGGCGAGCGTGCTGTGTCGGCCGTCGTTCGTGGCGGCGCGGATGCTGAGAAGTCTGCGGCTGGAGGCGGGGGTCTTTGGCGGGGCATGCGGGGCGTTTTCGGGAGCTGCTGTGCCGGCTGTCGTGCGTGTCGGGAGGGGTGGATACCTTTTCCCGCATGGGTGAGTTTGAGGTTGGCGGGTTGTTGCAGCTGATGCGGGGTGCTGATCCTGCGGATCCGGGGACGTGGGCGGGGTGGCGGGGTGGGTGGGAGGAGCTCGTCGATGAGTTCCTTGATGAGGGTGCGTTGGATGATGGCGCTTATGTGGTGATTCCGCAGGTGATTGATGCGGCGGTTGGGTTGGCGCCGGAGCATATGGTCGATTTCTGGATACGGCTGGGGTATGCCGTTGCCGCGCCGGATTCGGGGGCGGTTCCTGCTGACCTTGCGGCGGGGTACGTGGCGGCGTTGCGGCGTGCGGAGCAGGCTGTGGTGCGGGTGCTGGCTGCTGCTGATGTTCCTTTCACCAGGTGCACCGACTTGGTCCTGTCGGGAGTGGCGTTCAGCGGGCATCGCATCGGGCGTGCGTTGTGGGCGATCAGTGATGTGCTCAGCGATCACGTTCTCCATTGTCCGGGCTGCGACTGGGAGTGCGACTACAGCACGGTGGTTCCGGGTCTGCCCTCGCGGGCGGAGGGGCACATGTGGACGGAGAGCGGCATCCCACTGGACGCCTCACCTCAGGCAGTCCTCGCCATGGCCGCCAGCCTTGTCGCCACGAAGGGGACGCCTACGTGGGCCGCCGAGGAGGCGGCGGAGCAACTCAGTGTGCTCATGGGGTGCTTCCAGTGCGCACACTGCGGAAACACATGGTCGATCGCCGACAGCTTGGCGCCGCCGCCGGACGGCGCGCGTCCGCTGGATCCCGATTCTCTGGTGGTGCTCGATACTCCGGTGCCGGCCGGGCAACCCGTCTCACCGACCGAGGAGACGGCGATGATGGCGGTGACGGCGTTGCTGGGCTGCGACGCCGGCGTCAACGCGGTGGCGATCGTGGCGGGCTCGGACCGGCCGACGCTGGTGGTGGGCGGCGGAGATCGTGGGCTGATTCATGTGTGGGACATGGCGACCGGTCAGGCTCTGCGCGAGCCGCTGGCCGGACACCCCGACCGGATCTTGACGCTCGCCGCGATCCCCAAACCGGACGGCGGCGCGTGGCTGGCCAGCGGCGGCGAAGGCGGCTCGATCGGTCTGTGGGATCCGTGGACCGGGGAGAAGATCCGACAGCCGGAAGTGACATGGGCAGGCGGCGTCAGCGGCGTGTGCGCGGCAACCATGCCCGACGGTCGCGTGCTCCTCGCGTCAGCCAGGACACGCGGCGCGGTGCGGGTGAGCGAGCCGGTCAGCGGCGACATCCGAGCACGCTTGAATCCCTTTGGGCATCCCATCGCATCGATCGCTCCGCTCCCGGTGGCTGCCGGCTACACGACGATCGCAGGGACGGACCAGTCCGGCCGTGTATACGTGTGGGATCCGAGCATCAGCGACCCGCACGAGTGCGAACACGGAGCAGCTCTCGCGCCCTCGAAGGATGGGCTCGCCGACGCCGGCCACACGTTCGTCCAGGCGGTCGCCGCCGTACCGCTGCGCGGAAAGACGCTGCTGGCCACCGGCGACCGCAAAGGCAACCTCGCGCTGTGGGACCCGGCGACCGGGACCGCGACCGGGCAGACCCTGCCTTCCGACGTCAAAGGTCGGACGCTGAGCGCCCTGACCGCGACCGAGCTCCCAGACGGGCGCACCCTCGTCATCACCGGCAGCACCCAAGGCAGTACCCTGCGATGGTGGGAGCCCGAGACCGGCGCCGTCTCGACGATCGACGTCGGCGCGGCGGTCACGTCCCTGGCCGTCACGGGCTCGACGCTGGTCGTCGGGCACACCCGCGGAGTGTTCATCATGCAGCTGGCTTGAGGCCATGGCCAGGTCGTGACACCGCGCTTACTGTGAACGCCGTCTCGCAGTGCCCGGATATACGACCCTTGGAGCGCAGATGAATCCCACTCGTCGCAATGTCCTGAAATGGGGACTCAGCGGCACCGTCCTGGCCGCCACCTCGCTCGGGCTGCCCGCCACGGCGCGCGCCGACTCCCCCGTCACGCCGGGCGGCAAGCCCACGGACCGCTGGATGAGCTATCTCGACCCGAACCTGTCGCTGCTGGGGATGACGGTTCCCGGGACGCACGACACCTGCTGCACCAATCCCGCGAACGGCACCGAGTGGTCGCACACGCAGAACTGGGGGATCCCGCAGCAGTTGTCGGAGGGCGTGCGGTTCGTCGACATCCGCTGCAACGGGTTGCAGGGGACGGCCAGCGAGATGGGCATCTACCACTCCAGCTACTACCAGGGCATCCGGCTGCAGGACGTGCTGGACCAGTGCAAGGCGTTCCTCGCCTCGCAGCCGACCGAGACGATCGTCATGCGGCTGAAGAACGAGAACGCCGGAGGCCAGGCGCTCAGCGACGCGGAGTTCCAGCGCCGGGTCACCTACTACTTCGACACGCTCGGGTATCGGGACCTGTTCCACATGTACGGCTGGCCGACGCTCGGTCAGGCGGCCGGCAAGGTGGTGCTGCTGGCGGACTTCGCGTTCCCGGCGTCGTGGAATCTGATCGGCTGGGCGGACAGCGCGAACTGGCAGTTCAACGTGCAGGACACGTATACCGGGGTGTCCACGGGCTCGAAGGGTCAGCTGATCACGCAGCAGTTCGACAACGCGTACAGCAACCCGGCGCCGACGACGATGTACGTGAACTTCCTCAGCCTGGCGCCGTCGATCAACGACGGTCTGGGGTTTCCGAAGAACCTCGAGCAGACGCTGATGGACAACTCCATCTACCCGTATCTGCGTGCCCGGACCGGGCAGCGCGCGCGGTTCGGGATCGTGCCGATGGACTTCCCGGACTTCCACGTGAACGTGCTGGAGATGTTGATCGACAAGAACTTCGCCTGAGAGACCAGTCAAGATATCGCATGGATTTGCTTCCGATCATGCTGGGTTGAGGGCTAATCTTCAACAGCATTCAACATGGTGGCGGCAGTCTGGCGCGCGGTCTTGGAGGACTGATGTCGGCGAGCTCTCAAGCAGATCGGCAGGATGCGGGCGGCTCGGTGCGCCGCCGCGCGGTGCTCGCCGGCGGGGCGGCTGTGGGCGCCGCTATGGTCGGAGTCGCGGGAGCGGGGACGGCGGCAGCGGCGACGAACGGCACGGAGGCCGCGATGAGCAATGCGGCGGCAGAGGCAGCGACGACGACAGCGACGGCAGAGACGAAGAGCAAGGACTCGGGCCCGGCCCGGGTCCGCTTCGACCGGTGGACGACCTGGGCCGACTTCCGGTCCGGGAAGTCCGCCGGCGTGCTGCCGCTGCCGGGACCGCGGCTGGGCGTCGTCATCGCCGAGCCGACGGGGACCACGTCCTACACCGACCCCTACCTCAACACCACCGCAGAGTACGAATACGCGACCTGGACCTCCCCGACCCGGCAACTGGACTTCGGCGCCACGCAGCTGACCGCGCACTGGAACGCCGACACGCCGAAGGGCACGTTCCTGAAGGTGGAACTGCTCGCCACGATGGAGGACGGCCACCGCGACACCTGGGTCATGGGCGTCTGGACCCGCGACGACAGCGAGCTGAACCGTACCTCGGTCAACGGGCAGAGCAACGCCTACGGCGAGATCGACACCGACACATGGAGCTCTGAGACCGGGCACTCGATGCGTTCCTACCAACTGCGCCTGACTCTGTTGCGCCGCCCCGGTTTGCGGGCGACGCCGCGGGTCTGGCAGATCGGCGCGACGGCCTCCATGGTCCCGGCGCGTACCACCGTTCCGGCGAGTACGCCGGGCCCGGCGACCGGCATCACGCTCGCGGTCAAGCCGTACGCGCAGAACCTGCACGACGGCCAGTACATCCAGTACGGCGGCGGCGGTGAGGCGTGGTGCAGCCCGACGTCGACCGAGATGGTGGTCGAGTTCTGGGGCAAGGGCCCGACCGCCGAGGATCTGGCGTGGGTCGATCCCAGCTACGTGGACTCCTCGGTGGACGAGGCGGCGCGCTACAGCTACGACTACGGATATCAGGGTACTGGCAACTGGCCTTTCACCTGCGCCTACGCCGCGTCCTACGGGTTGGACGCGATGGTCGTGCGGCTGAACTCGCTGACCGAGCTGGAAGTGCTCGTCGCCCACGGCTTCCCGGTGGTCACGTCGCAGTCCTTCACACTCGCCGAGAACGGCTACTACGCGAGCGCCGGACACCTGTGGTGCGTCATCGGGTTCACCGACACCGGCGACGTGATCGTCAACGACCCGGCCAGCAACAGCGACTCCAACGTCTACACGGTCTACCCGCGGCGGATGTTCGAGACGGTGTGGCTGCGGACGAACTACACCAAGGCCGACGGCTCGCCCGGGTACGGCTCCGGCGGGGTCGCGTACCTGATCAAGCCGCACGACAAGGCGCTGCCGCCGGTCGTGGACCCGCGCAATCCCAGCTGGCCGTCCGACCCCTGGGGATGAGACCGATTGAGGCCCCGGCGTGGCGGGCGTCAGGGGCCTCAATCACCTTTTTCCGGCTGGGCTCGGCTTTGCCCGGCTGGGTTTTCCGGCTAGGAAGGCAGTTCGACGGACAGGGCGTGGCGGAAGACGTCGCGTGGGTCCCCGTCGCCTTGATCTGCTGGAGCTTCGGGTAGTTCTCCTTGTAGTAGAGCTCGTGCCAGGGACGCCGGAGATGTTCCACGCCGGGTCGGCGAGGTCGACATCCGGGTAGTTGATGTATGAGCCGTCGCTCACGGCGTCCGGGACCGGGACGCCGCCGGTCGCCGCGTAAATGCTGCGGTAGTACTCGCGCATCCACTGGACGTTCGCGGCGAGCGCCTATGCTGCCGGACATGACCGCCGACGCTCCGGACCCAGCCGTCGAGGCGGACACCGCGCTGATCGGCGGCGCGCTCCGCAGCCGCGAGGACGACGGCGCGCCCTGGTCGGTGGCGTGGGGCATGCTGCCGCCGGGCGTGGAGGCAGTGCACGTGACGTTCCGCGACGGCCGCCGCTCGGAGCCCGCGGCACGCGTCGGCATCCTGGGACGGCACTGGGCCGCCGAAGTAGCCGGACGGTTCGACAAGGCGGTGGTGACCGCCGGCGAGATCCGCGAGACGGTGAAGATCAGGATGCGAGACAAGACCCCGGCGCCGCGCAGGTTCTCCCGCAAGAAGGACGCGCTCCCGACCGACCCGCTGGAGCGGATGAAGCACCACTGGGGACTCGCGGCGGTGATTCTGCAGCCGGGAAGCGAGGACCGTCCGGTGCTGCCGGACATCCGCAGCGCCGGCGGAGACCTGGCTTAGCCCGAACCTGCTAGACCGGGAACTCGATGTGCGGCAGCACGGACAGGCCCGGACCGTAGCGCGGCGGTATCGGCGGCTCGGCGCCGGCGGCCACCACCGGCGGCTCGACGAAGTCCACCTCCAGCTCGGACCGGTGCAATGCCACGACGTCGGCGGCAGCGGGCAATCCGGGCTGCTCCACCACCAGCAACGGCCGCTCCAACACCGGCGCCAGCAGATCCAGCACGTTGTCGACCGGCGCTGGCGTCGGAGGCTGGTGCAGATCCAGCCCGGTCCACGGATCCTCCTTCGCCACCGCCGCCTGCCGCGCACGCCGATCAGCCGCCGCGACGGCGGTCGCAGCGGCGTGGATGGTGGCGATGACGTCGTCGGCGGTCTCGGGGACCGCGACGAGGGTCGAGGCGGAGGCGGCGGAGGCGGAGAGGTCGGTGGCGACGAGGTAGGGCGCGGTGGGGGTGTCGACGCTGCTTTCGGCGGCCGGCACGAGGTCGGTGGAGGTGGCGGAGGCGGCGGATTCAGACTCGACCGGCGAGTCATCGACAGGGTCGGTACCGGCCGGGTCGGGGTCGACAGGCTCGGTATCGGTCAGCTCGGGGTTGGCAGGATCGATGTCGGCTGGCTCGGGGTCAGCAGGGTCGATGTCGGCGGGCTCGATGTCAGCCGGCTGAGTATCGGCAGACTCCTCAGCTATGGCCCGCTTGACCTCCGCCAGATCGAGCGAAACTGTGGCTGTCGCATCCGAGGCGGCGAGTCCTTCGGCGACGGCGCGCTTCACGGCCTCCACATCCAGGGCGACCGTCTCGGTCCCATTGGGGGGCAGGACGACCCGCTCCATCCCGACTGTGGGAGCC
This window harbors:
- a CDS encoding carbohydrate ABC transporter permease; this translates as MAAVRERRSPSRRVLMYVALALFALLFLGPFVIQIATSFKTDPDATNHPLNIVPHPATLESWKRIFGYSTDQPVPFGTWLRNSIIVATSITLLRVFLDSLAGYALARLRFPGRRAVFMLILGTLAVPNVVLLIPRFLVLKELSLYNSYAGMILPIAMDAAGIFLMRGFFMQVPQSIEEAARIDGAGAFRTYWDIALPLVKPGLITLTILSFQGSWNEFSFFLVATSDPKYDTLTTGLAKFSGGSLGSGNQFPVTLGAALLSTIPVAILFFIFQRQIVRSQMSSGVKG
- a CDS encoding sugar ABC transporter substrate-binding protein — encoded protein: MKSVRTRRIVAVAGAAAVLVTAAACGSSGPSKSTGSSSSGGGTGGATSGVTLQVLIGSSGDAETNAVVAAGNAWAAKTGNKVVVTPAKDLTQQLTQSLAGGTPPDIFYVDASKFQSLVKGNALADVGSKITDSADMYPNLQQAFTANGQYYCVPKDFSTLALEINSDLWTKAGLTDADVPTTWDQLETVAKKLTGNGVTGLVMSDTLDRIGAFMRQAGGSVVSTDGKTVTADSPQNLAALQYLQKLGKEGALKFPKQVDAGWGGEALGKGKAAMTIEGNWIVGSMQKDYPNVHYKVVPLPAGPAGKATLSFTNCWGVAQKSSHQAAAVDFIDYLTTVDQQMSFAKAFGVMPSRQAAKSQFTTAFPDQAAFVTGADNAFGPVGFPGFDAVQKDFDSKIQGLSDGSSDPKSMLSSLQKNASDALSNN
- a CDS encoding glycogen debranching N-terminal domain-containing protein — protein: MTDGPADFPAQQPYLHDLQTTVKAPVFGLSGTGGALSGQGVAGVFADDRRVLSVSEIALSGARLVPIASELVGADATRSVLVARGLGEDGADPAVWVERSRVLVDGSDSDSDSDSGSRAVVREIVEIRSASRRRVQTTLSMTLGCDLAEISAVKSGYSPGALPAEAVHSGLQWVGLGAENRDIVQAIAQHAPAVVDAKQGRLSWPVKLEPGESARFSIEVSAAVFDSSVVLGTAGESVLGDLRVDSGDIRIGRFVERSLSDLRGLELRDPSAPEDHFLGAGAPWFLTLFGRDSLIAARMLLPLGTELAAGTLRTLARRQGTKTDPETAEQPGKILHEIRRAPASHDAVGNTGGPMTLPSTYYGTVDATPLWIMLLHDAWRWGMPADEVEKLLDPLGAALAWMRDHGMDDAGFLSYVDESGHGLANQGWKDSGDSIQFIDGRIATAPLALSEVQGYAYEAAMSGAALLDAFGRPGADEWRTWAAQLAARFRARFWISDADGPFPAIALDRDGKPVNTVASNMGHLLGTGILNPEESALVAARLGSAALSSGYGLRTMATSAAGYSPLSYHGGSVWTHDTAMAVQGLARAAADGVPGAAESARALIDGLLEAAAGFEYRMPELYAGSPARTGGRPTPYPAACRPQAWAAAAAIAVVSTLVGVRPDAPANAMAFQPLPGGDWDGLTVRGLRVGADAVDVRLDAGDVRVLDS
- a CDS encoding WD40 repeat domain-containing protein, with translation MGEFEVGGLLQLMRGADPADPGTWAGWRGGWEELVDEFLDEGALDDGAYVVIPQVIDAAVGLAPEHMVDFWIRLGYAVAAPDSGAVPADLAAGYVAALRRAEQAVVRVLAAADVPFTRCTDLVLSGVAFSGHRIGRALWAISDVLSDHVLHCPGCDWECDYSTVVPGLPSRAEGHMWTESGIPLDASPQAVLAMAASLVATKGTPTWAAEEAAEQLSVLMGCFQCAHCGNTWSIADSLAPPPDGARPLDPDSLVVLDTPVPAGQPVSPTEETAMMAVTALLGCDAGVNAVAIVAGSDRPTLVVGGGDRGLIHVWDMATGQALREPLAGHPDRILTLAAIPKPDGGAWLASGGEGGSIGLWDPWTGEKIRQPEVTWAGGVSGVCAATMPDGRVLLASARTRGAVRVSEPVSGDIRARLNPFGHPIASIAPLPVAAGYTTIAGTDQSGRVYVWDPSISDPHECEHGAALAPSKDGLADAGHTFVQAVAAVPLRGKTLLATGDRKGNLALWDPATGTATGQTLPSDVKGRTLSALTATELPDGRTLVITGSTQGSTLRWWEPETGAVSTIDVGAAVTSLAVTGSTLVVGHTRGVFIMQLA
- a CDS encoding LacI family DNA-binding transcriptional regulator translates to MSQPEQSPARPTIKAVAKHAQVSYQTVSNALNAPERLRPDTLARVLRAVEDLGYRPTQAARNLRLQTTRLIGFRSTRSGGRDIGAIEDRFLYALTSAARDRGYGVILFAADGDEDEIAMFEDLVSRGAVDGFVLFGSHRHDARTAWLAERDVPFVSFGRPWEKTAFEYSWLDVDGHAGTLAATRHLAAAGHRRVAFLGWPEGSEVGDDRYAGYLAAAEELGLPTRGLTVRGLNGIGDGTKLAAALLDKAHPPTAFVCVSDAMAVGVMHAVEHRGLAVGRDVAVIGFDDSPLATVVQPALSSVRQPLESIARQCVDLVLERIDDPRSAVTTSVVEPTVIARGSSDPTHPAPDDEA
- a CDS encoding carbohydrate ABC transporter permease produces the protein MSRTRSQEDRRQALAGWLFVSPALLGLIVFLVVPIVLALYVSFTNWDGLSNPLGGDVKWVGLHNYQQLLTHDGLTRTTFAGALRNNFWFVLFVVPTQTALALWLAVLVNNKYLRGRGFFRTAFYFPSITSSIAITLVFLFLFQGGGAVNGILNWFGVKGPNWLADPRGVVHVWLSGIGVSKPPGWTRHSVMGQSVWDWFSGPSIAMMVIIILVIWTTAGTFMLMFLAALQNVNEDLYEAGELDGAGGWQRFRYITLPSLRPTLLLVLTLGLIGTWQVFDQIYLTGNNPATRTPAFMSFDQSFQNNHFGIGSAIAFLLFALIMGLTLLQRRLIPEEID